A single window of Echinimonas agarilytica DNA harbors:
- a CDS encoding DUF6701 domain-containing protein produces MNIRFVFYLLCGLLFFALSTKANAVACEDVLSKTLQGLRTGAFLQFRNGTKVINTPAGEQFDFEILYDLTSGSSCPGAFPDGQCQISNQLGIRPNGIPLRDVASGGRTIIVNTGETVILGQNGESRFNQIIMNGGDLYFWGGAGANLNAKGYVEYEIRELIVQSGDSTVFFPPGDIWIGQTFNIVSGEIITEGLSTAGVDPSNPLKSQTTRFYSNAQIVLQSNATGINKDTSYPVENLVIYTDKRVQIFNGHIRGALVQDARDANYETLELQNSTAKFEGLAVVETSVDTFNGEIIHNSDVLNADFSDICDSNTVTDIEVVPAAPKALTCEAVDVTIRMLNAGNLISDYEGTIELSSSTNKGNWQSQASNQGSLTGTGGDNGSAFYAFDSDDGGTVTLSFRHPEVGPVTLYASDGSVTGTGSDVEFVPEGFTVDFLAENPIANTVFSAIITAVESSDDPAVCVPDDSYTGTKSIDFSVEYEDIHPGIPATQVRSLKNDVDTVPEYGSGALTKIVEFNAGVSEQVRQFKYKDVGGLTLHASEADSNDPSTPLVEGQGTVVVVPAGIRLLKVANDDCSLLNPEGTALTGNGFVAAGQEFELSIAGIMQHCEPSDDCSLISDPCITPNFSEDISFSPSLDTPSGGQLGTFQVDGNAGMAVVPADFSDGFATLSKVTYSEVGSVTLEAELADFLGTGTGAQVHAQTIGRFYPAYFELESSSAMASCVLGDFSYLGHTAQQLDYEVLARNANDGTVRNYDTDSLGYQFAAQTPSYWLFNRAVTDVDLSGRLNGLGSTLKWVNGVVILSDNFGVERQGVNAAIDNGPFTTAELGLSLKGGDDETFEASELTYPCTGSCDAIQLLPDVSNSSLGVPLAPMYFGRLVVGNGYGADTETVHVRNEFERYESSGFVFNGKDSCSALTLNMMSFTPDNSASGIPIGSGKSEVSMTSNLSTYGDAVVANEGRYWVRYSAPDSRGYATHYMGVGGVSAPSENWPEWLKDDWGNTGVLDEAVSGVAVFGRQRSSDRVITRREVMP; encoded by the coding sequence GTGAATATTCGTTTTGTATTTTACCTCCTTTGTGGCTTGCTATTTTTTGCTTTGAGCACCAAGGCAAATGCGGTTGCATGCGAAGATGTACTTTCTAAAACTCTGCAAGGTCTTCGCACTGGCGCCTTTCTGCAATTCAGAAATGGAACCAAGGTGATCAATACGCCGGCGGGCGAGCAATTTGATTTTGAGATCTTGTATGACTTAACAAGCGGTAGTTCTTGTCCAGGAGCTTTTCCCGACGGACAATGCCAAATTTCAAACCAGCTTGGTATACGCCCGAATGGTATTCCCTTACGTGATGTCGCCTCCGGGGGGCGAACAATTATTGTCAATACGGGCGAAACCGTAATTTTGGGACAAAATGGAGAGTCTCGTTTTAACCAAATCATAATGAACGGTGGCGACCTGTACTTCTGGGGAGGTGCTGGAGCCAATCTTAACGCTAAAGGGTATGTGGAGTATGAGATCAGAGAACTCATCGTTCAAAGTGGTGACTCGACCGTATTTTTCCCTCCGGGAGATATTTGGATAGGGCAAACCTTTAATATCGTATCAGGTGAAATAATCACCGAAGGTTTATCAACTGCAGGCGTTGATCCAAGTAACCCTTTGAAGTCTCAAACAACGCGTTTTTATTCAAATGCTCAAATCGTGTTGCAAAGCAATGCGACGGGCATCAATAAGGACACAAGTTACCCAGTAGAAAATTTAGTGATTTACACTGATAAACGGGTTCAAATTTTTAACGGCCATATTCGGGGTGCTTTAGTACAGGACGCAAGAGATGCTAATTACGAAACATTAGAGCTTCAAAATAGTACGGCTAAATTTGAAGGTTTGGCTGTGGTTGAGACTTCCGTAGACACTTTCAATGGCGAGATCATACACAACTCCGATGTTCTCAACGCCGATTTTTCGGATATTTGTGATAGCAACACAGTCACTGATATTGAAGTTGTGCCTGCAGCTCCTAAAGCGCTGACCTGCGAGGCCGTCGATGTCACTATTCGTATGCTCAACGCAGGAAACCTTATCTCTGATTACGAAGGTACAATTGAGCTCAGCTCCAGTACCAACAAGGGCAATTGGCAATCTCAAGCTTCCAATCAGGGCAGTTTAACGGGGACGGGGGGCGACAATGGCAGCGCCTTTTATGCCTTTGACAGTGACGATGGTGGAACGGTGACCTTAAGCTTTCGGCATCCCGAGGTGGGGCCTGTGACCTTGTATGCCTCCGATGGCAGTGTGACTGGCACTGGCAGTGACGTTGAATTTGTGCCCGAAGGCTTTACGGTAGACTTTTTAGCAGAAAACCCTATTGCTAATACTGTCTTTAGCGCCATTATTACAGCCGTTGAAAGCTCCGATGATCCTGCTGTCTGTGTACCTGACGACAGCTATACGGGGACCAAGTCCATCGACTTTTCCGTTGAATATGAAGACATTCACCCGGGGATCCCAGCCACCCAAGTGCGCAGCTTAAAAAATGATGTGGATACCGTGCCTGAGTATGGTAGCGGTGCACTGACGAAAATAGTTGAGTTCAACGCTGGCGTGTCAGAGCAAGTGCGTCAATTCAAATATAAAGACGTAGGTGGGCTGACTTTACATGCATCCGAGGCGGATAGTAACGATCCGAGTACCCCGCTTGTTGAAGGACAAGGAACGGTGGTTGTCGTGCCCGCGGGGATCCGTTTATTAAAAGTGGCGAATGATGATTGCTCGTTGCTCAATCCTGAAGGTACAGCGTTGACTGGGAATGGTTTTGTGGCAGCAGGCCAAGAGTTTGAGCTCAGTATCGCGGGGATCATGCAACACTGTGAGCCGAGCGACGATTGTAGCTTAATATCTGATCCTTGTATTACGCCGAACTTTTCAGAAGACATCAGTTTTAGTCCGTCATTAGACACTCCCAGTGGTGGGCAATTGGGTACCTTTCAAGTGGATGGTAACGCAGGCATGGCAGTGGTGCCTGCTGATTTTAGTGATGGTTTTGCCACACTCTCAAAAGTGACGTACAGCGAAGTTGGAAGTGTGACGCTGGAAGCGGAGCTGGCGGATTTTTTGGGGACGGGCACTGGGGCGCAAGTTCATGCTCAAACCATCGGGCGTTTTTATCCTGCATACTTTGAGCTCGAAAGCTCATCGGCCATGGCCAGCTGTGTGCTTGGAGACTTTTCCTATTTAGGGCACACAGCGCAACAACTCGATTATGAAGTCTTGGCGCGCAATGCCAACGATGGGACGGTGAGAAACTACGATACCGACAGTTTAGGTTATCAGTTTGCGGCACAAACCCCGAGTTATTGGCTGTTTAATCGAGCAGTGACAGACGTTGACTTAAGTGGTCGGTTGAATGGTTTGGGTAGCACGCTTAAGTGGGTCAATGGTGTGGTGATCTTGAGCGACAACTTTGGCGTTGAGCGGCAAGGCGTTAACGCGGCGATAGACAATGGTCCGTTTACAACAGCCGAGTTGGGGCTTTCACTCAAAGGTGGGGATGACGAAACCTTCGAAGCCAGCGAACTAACGTACCCTTGCACAGGTAGCTGTGATGCTATTCAGCTCTTGCCTGACGTCTCAAATTCATCGTTAGGTGTGCCTTTGGCGCCTATGTACTTCGGTCGCTTAGTGGTGGGCAATGGGTATGGCGCAGATACCGAAACAGTGCATGTTCGAAATGAATTTGAGCGTTACGAATCTTCAGGTTTTGTATTTAACGGAAAAGATAGTTGCAGTGCTTTGACGTTGAATATGATGAGTTTTACACCGGATAACAGCGCCAGCGGTATCCCGATAGGTTCGGGTAAAAGTGAGGTGTCGATGACCTCAAATTTAAGCACGTATGGTGATGCGGTGGTGGCGAATGAGGGGCGTTATTGGGTGCGCTATAGTGCACCGGACAGTCGTGGGTATGCCACGCATTACATGGGTGTGGGCGGTGTAAGCGCGCCTTCAGAGAATTGGCCAGAGTGGCTAAAAGACGACTGGGGAAATACAGGCGTGTTGGATGAAGCGGTCTCAGGCGTTGCGGTTTTTGGGCGTCAGCGTAGCAGCGACCGAGTGATCACGCGGCGCGAAGTAATGCCTTAA
- a CDS encoding YbaK/EbsC family protein — MTPIGRKILELLALKQIAFERIQHAPAETCFDSSALRGHPQSIGGKSILFKSQHGFVMIVLAAHLRIDSGKVRHYLKSSKLRFASKEELFNLAGVVKGALPPFGNGLLDIEMHLDRSLCDNQHIAFNCGVLTESVVLKMEDYLSLISAPWCDCAATELDTSI, encoded by the coding sequence ATGACTCCTATTGGCAGAAAAATTTTAGAGTTACTCGCACTGAAGCAAATTGCATTTGAACGCATCCAACATGCCCCAGCAGAAACCTGTTTTGATAGCTCGGCATTACGGGGGCACCCTCAGTCGATCGGGGGCAAAAGTATTTTGTTCAAATCCCAGCATGGTTTCGTTATGATCGTATTGGCTGCGCATTTACGAATTGATTCTGGCAAAGTTCGACACTACCTAAAAAGCTCTAAATTGAGATTTGCGTCCAAGGAAGAGTTATTCAATCTAGCGGGTGTTGTGAAAGGTGCATTGCCACCGTTTGGCAACGGTCTGTTGGACATAGAAATGCATTTGGATAGAAGCCTTTGCGATAATCAACATATCGCTTTTAATTGTGGCGTATTGACCGAGTCGGTTGTGTTAAAGATGGAAGACTACCTGTCACTCATCTCGGCTCCGTGGTGTGACTGCGCTGCCACGGAACTCGACACAAGTATTTAA
- a CDS encoding Maf family protein, protein MNLSMPLVLASASPRRKELLSDIIADFKVCAADIEERRLDNESPADYVSRLALEKAQAVSGLYPEHWLLGSDTIVVSGNLVFEKPKDKDDFLRMFSVLSGATHQVMTAIAVVKQERHWVENVITDVTFRTLSMHEIDTYWDSGEPSDKAGGYGIQGQAGCFVERIVGSYSAVVGLPLCQTHQLLTQALQET, encoded by the coding sequence ATGAACTTATCTATGCCATTAGTCTTGGCGTCAGCGAGCCCGCGTCGTAAAGAGTTATTGTCTGACATTATTGCTGATTTTAAGGTCTGTGCCGCAGATATTGAAGAGCGTCGGTTAGACAATGAGTCTCCGGCAGATTATGTGTCTCGGCTAGCGCTCGAGAAAGCACAAGCTGTCTCTGGGCTTTATCCGGAACATTGGTTGTTAGGCTCCGATACAATTGTTGTGAGTGGTAATCTAGTATTTGAAAAGCCGAAAGATAAAGACGATTTTTTGCGCATGTTTTCGGTGCTTTCAGGAGCAACCCACCAGGTGATGACGGCAATTGCAGTGGTCAAGCAAGAACGACACTGGGTTGAAAACGTCATTACTGATGTAACGTTTAGAACACTCTCAATGCATGAAATTGACACGTATTGGGACTCAGGTGAGCCAAGTGATAAGGCCGGTGGCTACGGCATTCAAGGGCAGGCAGGTTGCTTTGTGGAACGCATTGTCGGCAGTTACAGTGCGGTTGTAGGCCTTCCATTGTGCCAAACTCATCAACTGTTGACTCAAGCGCTTCAGGAGACCTGA
- the mreC gene encoding rod shape-determining protein MreC, translating to MKPIFGRGPSLQFRLFLAVFAAIILAYLDRNFAYVVQVRGYLSTAVSPVYYVASLPDRMLSSAENYLVSRRVLRLQNLQLKEQAHIHSGQLQLLSQLQRENSRLRALLGSPVQQDTRKVVAEIVAVETDPYRYRVLIDKGSDSGVFVGQPVLDDNGVVGQIDEVGLTTSRVLLIADISHAIPVRVSRNDIRTIAVGVGQLDQLELQHVQHSADIQTGDILVTSGLGGRFPEGYPVARVDTVNADEGLPFSQITAKPIAELDRLRYLLLIWPTDEVDETRELIETLESDASTEAGESG from the coding sequence ATGAAACCTATTTTTGGGCGAGGTCCATCGCTTCAGTTTCGCTTATTTTTGGCTGTTTTTGCAGCCATTATACTGGCGTACTTGGATCGAAATTTTGCCTACGTAGTGCAAGTTCGCGGTTATCTTAGTACGGCTGTTTCGCCTGTTTATTATGTGGCGAGCTTGCCGGATCGAATGCTCAGCTCTGCAGAAAACTACCTGGTCAGTCGCAGAGTGCTACGCCTTCAAAACCTTCAGCTTAAAGAGCAAGCTCATATCCATTCGGGACAACTGCAATTATTGTCTCAACTTCAGCGTGAAAACAGCCGTTTGCGCGCACTTTTAGGTTCGCCGGTACAGCAGGATACACGTAAAGTCGTTGCTGAAATTGTAGCGGTGGAAACAGACCCTTACCGATATAGAGTACTGATTGATAAAGGATCCGATAGCGGCGTATTTGTGGGGCAGCCGGTGTTGGATGACAATGGCGTTGTGGGGCAAATTGATGAAGTGGGTCTTACTACGAGTCGAGTGTTGCTTATTGCCGATATTAGCCACGCGATACCGGTGAGAGTCAGTCGAAATGACATTCGCACCATAGCCGTTGGTGTAGGCCAACTCGATCAGCTCGAACTTCAGCATGTGCAACACAGTGCCGATATTCAAACGGGAGATATTCTTGTGACGTCTGGTTTGGGCGGGCGTTTTCCTGAAGGTTATCCGGTTGCTCGAGTCGATACCGTGAATGCCGACGAAGGCTTACCCTTCTCTCAGATTACTGCAAAGCCAATCGCTGAACTCGATCGACTTCGTTATTTGCTTCTTATTTGGCCTACAGATGAAGTGGATGAAACGCGCGAATTGATTGAAACTCTAGAATCAGATGCGTCAACAGAAGCGGGAGAAAGCGGATGA
- a CDS encoding PglL family O-oligosaccharyltransferase codes for MACGILILLIVSSLVSAVFDNMGGSSLALPINNLVWCCFSILSYFSCRLICAQANAKISNNAIVYLMFIVSLIGPLAWGNEAGVEVVYRMIGVILGAVTLFFVWNLLSIRNIDAYLNALIVMGGVQVLIGIYQLFAASFLDITINTVWNSPIPVGSFQQPNVMASFLVVSVVAAFIKPLNFGSSIPSTTQRLSDFIAKIVLVGASFTLIVLLSRTALLSLVLSLMLVAFVAWRTGSDKKKQLFSGLLLIILGGILGVIYNDFQESIRREVESSLVSGGVRLVIWPIVWDMFLEHWLFGIGYGNFEVAYLNFQAELYQQNGDYGLSKLSHPHNEILFWAVEGGILPCVGILSFAIFVIWRLCVLGARGAYLAALMLPLVLHSLTEYPFYASAFHWLLLCSLLGFLEVFYHHQNFQHMRIVNVSFVNAWNGVALSLSSLLVIFCLTNLWTIRQVTETVKMPVETRTLEPLQSIVNPYVMQYQLEYMIMHYTLPIYLKESNKQGLLQYVEWAQGAMKRKPRVELLINMIRSYTVLQMHSEATATIQHMKYLYPNAKL; via the coding sequence GCATGCGGAATCCTAATACTACTTATTGTGAGTAGTTTAGTGAGTGCTGTTTTCGACAACATGGGAGGCTCTTCACTGGCATTGCCAATTAACAATTTAGTGTGGTGCTGTTTTTCAATCCTTTCCTATTTTTCATGTCGTTTAATTTGCGCGCAAGCCAATGCCAAGATATCTAACAACGCCATTGTGTATCTCATGTTTATCGTATCCTTGATTGGCCCTTTGGCTTGGGGAAATGAAGCAGGAGTCGAAGTCGTTTACCGAATGATCGGGGTGATTCTAGGTGCGGTAACTCTATTTTTTGTTTGGAATCTGCTTAGTATTAGGAATATTGATGCGTATCTAAATGCTTTGATTGTGATGGGGGGCGTTCAAGTTCTTATTGGCATTTACCAACTTTTTGCAGCATCATTTTTGGATATTACAATCAATACGGTTTGGAATTCTCCTATTCCCGTTGGAAGCTTTCAACAGCCGAATGTCATGGCATCTTTTTTAGTCGTGAGTGTCGTCGCGGCTTTTATAAAGCCACTCAATTTTGGCAGTTCAATACCATCAACAACTCAAAGGCTCTCCGATTTCATTGCAAAGATTGTTTTGGTGGGCGCGTCTTTTACATTAATCGTGTTACTTTCACGGACAGCATTACTGAGCTTAGTGCTGTCTTTGATGCTGGTTGCTTTCGTGGCTTGGCGTACCGGAAGCGATAAGAAAAAACAACTATTCAGCGGCTTACTTCTCATCATATTAGGTGGCATCTTGGGAGTCATTTACAATGATTTTCAGGAGTCTATCCGCCGAGAAGTTGAATCTTCGCTTGTTTCTGGTGGCGTTCGTTTAGTCATCTGGCCTATTGTTTGGGACATGTTTTTAGAACATTGGCTATTCGGAATTGGGTATGGAAATTTTGAAGTCGCTTATTTGAATTTTCAAGCAGAGTTATACCAGCAAAATGGAGACTACGGCCTCTCGAAGTTGTCGCACCCACACAATGAAATATTGTTTTGGGCGGTAGAAGGTGGAATCCTACCTTGTGTTGGAATTTTGAGTTTTGCGATATTCGTGATTTGGCGTCTTTGCGTGTTGGGAGCTCGCGGCGCATATCTGGCGGCTTTGATGTTGCCTTTGGTTCTGCATTCACTTACGGAATATCCGTTTTATGCGTCCGCATTCCATTGGTTATTACTATGCAGTTTATTGGGTTTTCTGGAAGTGTTTTATCATCACCAAAACTTTCAACACATGCGTATAGTGAATGTCAGTTTTGTAAACGCTTGGAATGGCGTGGCACTGAGCCTATCAAGTTTATTGGTCATATTCTGCTTGACCAATCTATGGACGATCCGGCAAGTGACTGAAACGGTAAAAATGCCTGTTGAAACGCGCACATTAGAACCATTGCAGAGCATTGTGAACCCGTATGTTATGCAGTACCAGCTTGAATATATGATCATGCATTATACCTTGCCGATTTATCTGAAAGAGTCGAATAAGCAAGGCTTGCTGCAATATGTAGAGTGGGCGCAAGGAGCAATGAAGCGCAAGCCTCGCGTTGAGTTACTGATTAATATGATTCGAAGTTACACTGTTTTACAAATGCACTCCGAGGCAACTGCGACCATCCAACACATGAAGTATCTCTATCCGAATGCCAAGTTGTAA
- the mreD gene encoding rod shape-determining protein MreD, with amino-acid sequence MIERVILYFTLFVALVFAVMPLPELVQAYRPDWLLLVVAYWGLALPHRVNVGTAFTMGLMLDVLKGSVLGANALAMSVIIYVVALQFQKIRNFSVWQQAIIIALLSLMAKLFEYWMTYLAIDVDFDREQLWAVLINFILWPWVFFLMRRIRRHFRIR; translated from the coding sequence ATGATTGAACGCGTTATTCTATACTTTACTTTGTTTGTTGCGCTTGTGTTTGCGGTGATGCCGTTACCAGAGCTAGTGCAAGCGTATCGCCCGGATTGGCTATTGTTAGTCGTTGCCTATTGGGGACTTGCATTACCTCATCGTGTCAATGTGGGCACAGCGTTCACAATGGGCTTGATGCTCGATGTACTGAAAGGCTCGGTGCTAGGAGCTAATGCGTTAGCAATGAGCGTGATCATCTACGTAGTAGCATTGCAGTTTCAGAAAATTAGAAATTTTTCGGTTTGGCAACAGGCAATTATCATTGCTCTGTTGTCGTTAATGGCCAAGTTATTTGAATATTGGATGACCTATTTAGCCATTGATGTTGATTTTGATCGGGAACAACTGTGGGCGGTTCTGATTAACTTTATCCTGTGGCCGTGGGTCTTTTTCCTGATGCGACGAATACGTCGCCACTTTAGGATTCGATAG
- a CDS encoding rod shape-determining protein yields the protein MLKKFRGIFSNDLSIDLGTANTLIYVREQGIVLNEPSVVAIRQERAGGPKSVAAVGHAAKQMLGRTPGNIRAIRPMKDGVIADFYVTEKMLQHFIKQVHSNNFFRPSPRVLVCVPCGATQVEKRAIKESAAGAGAREVYLIEEPMAAAIGAGLPVSEATGSMVVDIGGGTTEVAIISLNGVVYSSSVRIGGDKFDEAIINYVRRNYGSLIGEATAERIKHSIGSAYPGEEVCEVEVRGRNLAEGVPRSFNLNSNEILEALQEPLTGIVSAVMVALEQSPPELASDISERGMVLTGGGALLKDLDRLLMEETGIPVVIADDPLTCVARGGGKALEMIDVHGGDVFAYD from the coding sequence ATGTTAAAAAAGTTTCGCGGAATATTTTCCAATGATTTGTCCATTGATTTGGGCACAGCGAATACCCTCATCTATGTTAGAGAGCAGGGCATTGTTCTGAATGAACCATCTGTAGTTGCTATTCGCCAAGAGCGCGCGGGTGGCCCTAAAAGTGTGGCTGCTGTTGGTCATGCAGCCAAGCAAATGCTGGGAAGAACGCCCGGAAACATCCGCGCAATTCGTCCGATGAAAGACGGTGTTATTGCCGATTTTTATGTGACTGAAAAGATGCTGCAGCATTTCATTAAGCAAGTGCATTCGAATAATTTCTTCCGTCCCAGCCCTCGTGTTTTGGTGTGTGTGCCTTGTGGCGCCACTCAAGTTGAAAAACGAGCCATTAAAGAATCAGCCGCGGGTGCCGGTGCACGTGAAGTGTATTTAATTGAAGAGCCGATGGCTGCTGCTATTGGTGCGGGCTTACCGGTATCTGAAGCCACCGGTTCAATGGTGGTTGATATTGGAGGTGGCACCACGGAAGTAGCCATTATATCGCTCAATGGTGTGGTCTATTCGTCATCGGTGCGTATTGGCGGTGATAAATTTGACGAAGCAATTATCAACTATGTGCGCCGCAATTATGGCAGCTTAATTGGTGAAGCCACAGCCGAGCGAATCAAACACAGTATTGGATCTGCTTACCCTGGCGAAGAAGTCTGTGAAGTTGAAGTACGCGGTCGTAACCTTGCTGAAGGTGTGCCACGTAGTTTTAACCTGAACAGCAACGAAATATTGGAAGCCCTGCAAGAGCCGCTAACGGGTATTGTTTCTGCGGTGATGGTGGCGCTGGAACAATCTCCACCTGAACTAGCCTCAGACATTTCTGAACGTGGCATGGTGTTGACCGGCGGCGGAGCGTTATTGAAAGATCTCGACCGTTTATTAATGGAAGAAACAGGAATTCCTGTGGTGATTGCAGATGACCCATTAACATGTGTTGCTCGTGGAGGCGGAAAAGCGCTGGAAATGATCGACGTTCATGGTGGTGACGTTTTTGCCTACGATTAA
- a CDS encoding prepilin-type N-terminal cleavage/methylation domain-containing protein: MLCKGNNGFTLIELVVGIVVMAIAMLIITGVLAPQARNTVDPVMDVKASELAQTMMNEILAKSYDENSDHDGSRWRCSEVIPGIVVPACGNGLGPEEANRVLYNDVDDFDTGGAFISGNDLLNSSGQIIGDLYPNFAVRIDVSHDATAFDGAANAIDIAKRIDVIVRVPSGREFVFSAYRGNY; the protein is encoded by the coding sequence ATGCTTTGTAAAGGCAATAATGGCTTTACTCTCATAGAGTTGGTTGTCGGTATTGTGGTCATGGCTATTGCTATGTTGATCATTACCGGTGTGCTTGCGCCTCAGGCACGAAATACCGTTGATCCAGTGATGGATGTGAAAGCGTCAGAACTTGCTCAAACCATGATGAACGAGATCCTTGCAAAATCTTATGATGAAAACTCTGATCATGACGGAAGTCGTTGGCGGTGCAGCGAAGTTATTCCCGGAATTGTTGTGCCGGCCTGCGGCAATGGATTAGGGCCTGAGGAAGCAAACCGTGTGCTCTACAATGATGTGGATGATTTTGATACAGGGGGAGCCTTTATTTCAGGAAATGATCTGCTCAATTCATCGGGCCAAATCATTGGTGATTTATATCCAAATTTCGCCGTTCGTATCGATGTATCTCATGATGCGACAGCATTTGATGGTGCCGCCAATGCCATTGATATTGCAAAAAGGATTGATGTTATCGTTCGTGTTCCATCGGGACGAGAGTTTGTGTTCTCGGCTTATCGGGGGAACTATTAA
- a CDS encoding PilW family protein, producing the protein MQSAFTLMELVIVLMILGILAVSSTVFIQYGVETYLAGVDRQKMSGSGRFLVERLSRELRDAVPGSPRIHDVFSETGDNGANEGSCLSFRPTEAAFAYLEAPIVPKGASLTATVMPDSTFPNNLSSYIAVIFPESYTDFNVANGRAATVSDVDTSVVPHVVTFSSAVQFEQNSPAQRLYLTHSEITYCLDAGNVYRYINRLTPVLMGQNYGNTAAELMFSRSGSSYSFYSLITVLMRLSERGEDVVLSHEIQLLQQP; encoded by the coding sequence GTGCAATCAGCATTTACGTTGATGGAGCTTGTCATCGTGTTGATGATCTTAGGTATCTTGGCGGTATCTTCCACGGTTTTTATTCAGTACGGTGTTGAAACCTATTTAGCCGGTGTGGACCGCCAAAAGATGAGCGGTTCAGGACGCTTTTTAGTGGAGCGGTTGTCACGAGAGTTGCGTGATGCAGTTCCCGGTAGTCCAAGAATTCATGATGTGTTTTCTGAGACCGGAGACAATGGTGCGAACGAAGGAAGTTGCCTATCTTTCAGGCCAACCGAAGCAGCCTTTGCCTACCTAGAGGCTCCCATTGTGCCTAAAGGGGCTTCACTCACCGCAACGGTAATGCCCGACAGTACGTTCCCAAATAATCTCAGTAGCTATATTGCAGTGATCTTTCCTGAGTCATATACCGACTTTAATGTGGCGAATGGCCGTGCTGCCACTGTGAGTGATGTGGATACGTCAGTTGTGCCCCATGTTGTGACGTTTTCTAGCGCAGTCCAGTTTGAGCAGAACTCGCCAGCGCAACGCCTTTATCTTACACATAGCGAAATAACCTATTGTTTAGATGCAGGTAATGTCTATCGATACATTAATCGTTTGACGCCAGTTTTGATGGGACAAAACTATGGCAATACCGCAGCAGAATTGATGTTTTCAAGAAGCGGGTCAAGTTATTCCTTTTATTCCCTCATAACAGTGCTCATGCGGTTATCTGAGCGTGGAGAAGATGTGGTGTTAAGTCATGAAATTCAACTACTCCAACAACCTTAA